A genomic window from Sulfurimonas sp. hsl 1-7 includes:
- a CDS encoding UDP-N-acetylglucosamine 4,6-dehydratase, whose protein sequence is MNALRLIGRNKELFQHDIVTHETQLSKIVSDSSFLVLGGAGSIGQAVTKEIFKRNPKKLHVVDISENNLVELVRDIRSSYGYIDGEFATFALDIGSREYDAFIAQDGKYDYVLNLSALKHVRSEKDPFTLMRMIETNIFNTDKTLKQSIDKGVKKYFCVSTDKAANPVNMMGASKRIMEMFVHRNSLNIDVSMARFANVAFSDGSLLHGFNQRIEKQQPLVAPNDIKRYFVTPKESGELCLMSCIFGQNRDIFFPKLSEALHLITFSEIAVKYLKEKGYEPYLCKDEQEARELAHTLPKAGKWPCLFTPSDTTGEKDFEEFFTENEILDMQRFENLGIIKNELNFDPVLLGKFEHDIDMMLQAQQWNKEHIVALFLELLPNFEYEDKHKYLDGKM, encoded by the coding sequence ATGAATGCATTACGATTAATCGGTAGAAATAAAGAGCTTTTTCAACACGACATAGTTACACACGAGACACAACTCTCTAAAATTGTATCGGATAGTTCTTTTTTAGTTTTAGGTGGAGCCGGTTCTATCGGTCAGGCTGTTACAAAAGAGATCTTTAAACGCAATCCTAAAAAACTTCATGTAGTTGATATTTCCGAGAACAATTTAGTTGAACTCGTTCGTGATATTCGAAGTTCATATGGTTATATCGACGGAGAGTTTGCAACATTCGCTTTAGATATAGGTTCACGGGAGTATGATGCTTTTATAGCCCAAGACGGAAAATATGATTATGTTTTAAACCTCTCGGCACTCAAACATGTAAGAAGTGAAAAAGACCCTTTTACCCTAATGCGGATGATAGAAACAAATATCTTTAACACCGACAAAACACTCAAACAATCAATTGACAAGGGTGTCAAAAAGTATTTTTGCGTTTCAACGGATAAAGCAGCGAATCCGGTAAACATGATGGGTGCGAGCAAACGTATTATGGAGATGTTTGTTCACAGAAACTCTCTTAATATCGATGTCTCGATGGCACGCTTTGCCAATGTCGCCTTCTCTGACGGTTCACTTCTACACGGTTTTAATCAAAGAATTGAAAAGCAGCAGCCTTTAGTTGCTCCAAATGATATAAAACGCTATTTTGTAACCCCTAAAGAGAGTGGAGAATTATGTTTAATGTCTTGTATATTTGGACAAAATCGTGATATATTTTTCCCTAAACTCTCTGAAGCACTCCACCTGATCACCTTTTCAGAAATTGCAGTAAAATATTTAAAAGAAAAAGGGTATGAACCCTATCTGTGTAAAGATGAACAAGAAGCCAGAGAGCTTGCACATACTCTACCAAAAGCAGGAAAATGGCCTTGTCTTTTCACCCCGAGTGATACAACCGGTGAAAAAGATTTCGAGGAGTTTTTCACAGAGAATGAAATACTCGATATGCAGCGGTTTGAAAATCTTGGAATTATCAAAAATGAACTCAACTTCGATCCCGTGCTCCTTGGAAAATTCGAGCACGATATAGATATGATGCTCCAAGCACAGCAATGGAATAAAGAGCATATCGTAGCACTCTTTTTAGAGCTGCTGCCAAACTTTGAGTATGAAGACAAACATAAATATCTTGATGGAAAAATGTAA
- a CDS encoding LegC family aminotransferase, whose translation METIVKFIQELYKTKEFIPLHEPRFRGNEKKYLNECIDSTFVSSVGAFVDKFEKDFAAYVGSKYAVATVNGTSALHISLLLAGVEDNDEVLTQPLTFIATCNAISYCGAKPIFIDVEQESLGMSPTHLKEFLEQNCVVEDGVCRNKTTNKVIKACVPMHTFGHSCQIDTIAEICKEWHITLVEDAAESLGSFYKQKHTGTFGKIGAFSFNGNKIITSGGGGVIVTDDEALAKKAKHLTTTAKVPHKWEYVHDMIAYNYRMPNLNAALLVAQLEQLDDFLQSKKEIAKKYEEFFSQYDDIKFIKAPKGADSNYWLNGVLLKDEKERDQFLAFTNEHGVMTRPIWKLMNELEMFKDAQKTNLDNAKSLAQRVVNIPSSAL comes from the coding sequence ATGGAAACGATTGTAAAATTTATCCAAGAACTCTACAAAACAAAAGAGTTTATACCACTGCATGAACCCCGTTTTCGTGGTAATGAGAAAAAATACCTCAACGAATGTATCGATTCCACTTTTGTCTCAAGTGTCGGTGCTTTTGTAGATAAATTTGAAAAAGATTTTGCTGCGTACGTAGGGAGTAAATATGCCGTAGCTACCGTTAACGGTACATCAGCTCTTCATATCTCGCTTCTTTTAGCAGGTGTAGAAGATAATGATGAAGTACTCACACAGCCTTTAACTTTTATTGCAACCTGTAATGCCATCAGCTATTGCGGTGCAAAGCCTATATTTATCGATGTAGAGCAGGAGAGCCTAGGGATGAGTCCTACTCATCTCAAAGAGTTTTTAGAGCAAAACTGTGTTGTAGAGGATGGAGTGTGCCGCAACAAAACAACAAACAAAGTGATCAAGGCGTGCGTGCCGATGCACACTTTCGGACATTCGTGCCAAATAGATACAATTGCCGAAATTTGTAAAGAGTGGCATATAACCCTCGTTGAGGATGCTGCTGAGAGTTTAGGCTCTTTTTACAAACAAAAACATACCGGAACATTCGGAAAAATAGGTGCTTTTAGTTTTAACGGCAATAAAATTATCACTTCCGGCGGAGGTGGCGTAATAGTCACAGATGATGAAGCCTTGGCAAAAAAAGCAAAACATCTTACTACAACGGCGAAAGTGCCTCATAAATGGGAATATGTCCACGATATGATCGCCTATAACTACCGTATGCCAAATCTCAATGCCGCCCTTCTTGTAGCGCAACTCGAACAACTCGATGATTTTTTACAATCTAAAAAAGAGATCGCAAAAAAATATGAAGAGTTTTTTTCACAATATGATGATATAAAGTTTATAAAAGCACCAAAAGGTGCCGATTCAAACTACTGGCTCAATGGAGTGCTTTTAAAAGATGAGAAAGAAAGAGATCAATTTTTGGCTTTTACAAATGAACACGGAGTGATGACTCGTCCTATCTGGAAACTTATGAATGAGTTAGAGATGTTTAAAGATGCCCAAAAAACCAACCTTGATAATGCGAAATCTCTTGCACAGAGAGTAGTAAATATCCCAAGTAGCGCCCTATGA